One Novipirellula galeiformis genomic region harbors:
- a CDS encoding cell division protein FtsQ/DivIB has translation MKSNREDRPRPIRDLIRRLIVAPAALSFIWPVLLIVGGYVAWDRWGAEHVASQFYGVQLDQIKVTAPPNYVRTDVSETVFRDTALDQLSLLDVQATAKIASAFSTHPWVSRVISVRKLPGGNVDVHLEYRRPVAMVHVFKPNQSESGSFFFPIDGTGTLLPTTEFAQSETLDYIHIEVPDVYPTGVVGGPFGDTRVEAAARLAGVLSSVREQAKIRAIGVHGDARQNDAPQLEITTTDNRRLFWGNPPGLEERGERTVEMKIQALISGEEITNADLRLANRPPSE, from the coding sequence ATGAAATCGAATCGCGAAGACCGCCCACGCCCGATTCGCGACCTGATCCGGCGGCTGATCGTGGCCCCGGCGGCGTTATCCTTCATTTGGCCTGTGTTGCTGATCGTGGGCGGCTACGTGGCCTGGGATCGTTGGGGTGCCGAACACGTCGCCTCGCAATTCTATGGCGTCCAACTCGACCAAATTAAGGTCACCGCGCCCCCGAACTATGTCCGCACCGATGTGTCGGAGACCGTTTTTCGCGACACCGCTCTCGACCAACTTTCGCTGCTGGATGTCCAAGCGACCGCCAAAATTGCCTCGGCGTTTTCAACCCACCCGTGGGTCAGCCGAGTGATCAGCGTCCGTAAATTGCCGGGAGGCAACGTGGACGTTCATCTCGAGTATCGACGCCCCGTCGCGATGGTCCATGTCTTCAAACCCAACCAAAGCGAGTCAGGCAGTTTCTTTTTCCCGATCGATGGCACCGGCACGCTACTGCCGACGACCGAGTTCGCTCAATCCGAGACGCTCGACTACATCCATATCGAGGTGCCCGACGTCTATCCCACCGGCGTCGTCGGCGGACCATTTGGCGACACGCGGGTAGAAGCCGCAGCGAGGCTTGCCGGCGTCTTGTCCAGCGTTCGAGAGCAAGCCAAAATTCGCGCGATCGGAGTCCATGGCGACGCCCGACAAAACGACGCCCCCCAACTTGAAATCACCACCACCGACAATCGCCGATTGTTCTGGGGCAATCCGCCGGGGCTCGAAGAACGAGGGGAGCGCACCGTTGAGATGAAGATCCAGGCGTTGATCAGTGGCGAAGAGATCACCAATGCCGATCTGCGACTGGCCAATCGGCCCCCGTCGGAATGA
- a CDS encoding S41 family peptidase, with protein MNRISLISIRLSAGYLFSLVAAALLLSHTSPLSAQVVTAAEAIAVHPEQQAIQRGLELEQERLWADAVRHYEEASKKYPASKSIYQRLTIAKLHYDVNRRYQDSSYLESVKRLSGEQSLDLYAEILANLQTHYVDHVDWARVMLHGTAAVEVALTEEKFVEQMLPHADPAAVERFRQNVHHQLANRSTATRFDLRANVAYVAALAKSEIGLSPTATALEFMSGAVSTLDPYTRLLSGDQLDEMFSNIEGNFVGLGIELKAESDSLRILSVISGGPAEEAGLIGGDRIIRVEQTETASADPGYAADLLRGPENSFVSLGVLRADGSKHDLKVERRRVEVPCVENVHIVDTENRVGYLRLTNFQKTTTRDIEQALWDLHRQGMKSLILDVRGNPGGLLSAAVEVADRFLGDGRIVTTRGRNARENFDYTAHRSNTWNIPLAVLIDRDSASASEIFAGAIADSGRGDVIGETSYGKGSVQGIFRMQSAKFGLCLTTAKFYSPSGRAISLNGVTPSVPVEPTYIAARPNSNGEMTTDREDAVLQRAISRLSDNNWISRRPQ; from the coding sequence ATGAATCGGATCTCCCTGATCTCTATTCGTCTATCCGCTGGATATCTTTTCAGTCTGGTTGCCGCAGCGTTGCTGCTCAGCCACACCAGCCCCCTTTCCGCTCAGGTAGTCACCGCTGCCGAAGCGATCGCGGTGCATCCAGAACAGCAGGCGATCCAACGCGGACTCGAACTCGAACAGGAGCGATTGTGGGCCGATGCGGTTCGACATTACGAGGAGGCATCGAAAAAGTATCCCGCTAGCAAGTCGATCTATCAACGATTGACGATTGCCAAGCTGCATTATGACGTCAACCGTCGCTACCAAGACTCAAGCTACTTGGAATCGGTCAAGCGTCTTTCCGGCGAACAATCACTCGACTTGTACGCGGAGATCCTTGCCAACTTACAAACCCATTACGTCGATCACGTCGATTGGGCCCGCGTGATGCTGCATGGCACCGCTGCGGTAGAGGTCGCATTGACCGAAGAGAAGTTCGTCGAACAAATGCTTCCCCATGCGGACCCTGCCGCGGTGGAGCGATTTCGGCAAAACGTGCATCACCAATTGGCCAACCGCAGCACGGCGACTCGCTTTGATTTGCGAGCGAACGTGGCCTATGTAGCGGCTTTGGCAAAATCCGAAATTGGGTTGTCGCCAACCGCCACCGCATTGGAATTCATGAGTGGTGCCGTATCGACACTCGATCCTTACACTCGCTTGTTGTCGGGCGATCAACTCGACGAAATGTTTTCGAACATCGAAGGCAACTTTGTCGGTCTAGGGATTGAATTGAAAGCGGAAAGCGACTCGCTGCGAATTTTATCGGTGATCTCAGGCGGCCCCGCTGAGGAAGCAGGCTTGATCGGCGGCGATCGCATCATTCGTGTCGAACAAACCGAAACCGCCTCCGCAGACCCAGGCTACGCGGCCGATCTGTTACGCGGTCCCGAAAACTCATTCGTTTCGCTGGGCGTGTTGCGAGCGGACGGAAGCAAGCATGATCTGAAAGTCGAGCGTCGCCGCGTGGAAGTGCCTTGTGTGGAAAACGTCCACATCGTTGACACCGAAAACCGTGTCGGCTACCTGCGACTAACGAACTTTCAAAAAACAACCACTCGCGATATCGAACAAGCACTCTGGGACTTGCACCGCCAAGGGATGAAGTCGCTGATCCTGGACGTACGTGGCAATCCCGGCGGATTGCTTTCGGCGGCCGTGGAAGTAGCGGATCGCTTTCTCGGTGACGGACGGATTGTGACCACCCGTGGTCGCAACGCTCGCGAGAACTTTGATTACACCGCTCATCGCTCGAACACTTGGAACATTCCGTTAGCGGTTTTGATTGACCGCGACAGTGCGAGTGCGAGTGAAATTTTTGCGGGAGCGATCGCCGACAGCGGACGCGGTGACGTGATCGGCGAGACCAGTTACGGCAAAGGCAGTGTCCAAGGGATCTTCCGCATGCAATCCGCCAAGTTTGGACTTTGCCTAACCACGGCCAAGTTCTACTCACCCAGCGGCCGAGCGATCAGCCTAAACGGAGTCACCCCAAGCGTGCCGGTTGAACCGACCTACATCGCCGCTCGCCCCAATTCCAATGGTGAAATGACCACCGACCGTGAAGACGCTGTTTTGCAACGAGCGATCTCGCGATTGTCGGACAACAATTGGATCAGCCGCCGACCGCAATAA
- the aspS gene encoding aspartate--tRNA ligase: protein MLRTHTCGQLRKTDIGTEVTLCGWVDSKRDHGGAVFIDLRDRYGLTQVVMGPPEADAKLIDEAGRIPAESVILIRGKVADRLEGKTNDKLPTGAIEVRCEHVEILNACANPPFTPGQSDMPGEDLRLKYRFLDLRRKEMQNALIQRSRIIKVMRDYFAEHDFIDVETPILGRSTPEGARDYLVPSRVHAGKFYALPQSPQLYKQILMVAGFDRYVQVAKCFRDEDLRADRQPEFTQLDLEMSFVDADDIMALIDGLVARTAKEVLGKEVKTPLPRMTYDEAMRRYGHDAPDLRFDMEIVDVTSVAKKTDFRVFRATADAGNYVRGMNVKGAATKYSRRQIDEMTEYVKEFGAKGLAWFRVEDDGTLWSPISKNLDEAHLAEIKELMQGEPGDLLMFLADTWEVTCKGLYALRKRLGAELKLYGPDQLNCSWITEFPMFERDEESGNWTAMHHPFTAPLASDLEKLESDPKACRAQAYDLVINGSEAGGGTIRIHDSKTQSKVFELLGIDEATAEDRFGFLLNALRFGAPPHGGIALGVDRWVMLLAGLENIREVIAFPKTQKATDMMTEAPGEVDSGQLTELHLRTVGVKTQ, encoded by the coding sequence GTGCTACGCACCCATACCTGCGGACAACTCCGCAAGACTGATATTGGAACCGAAGTGACCCTCTGTGGATGGGTCGACAGCAAACGTGACCATGGCGGCGCCGTCTTTATCGATCTGCGCGATCGTTACGGGCTGACGCAGGTCGTCATGGGGCCTCCCGAAGCGGATGCCAAGTTGATTGACGAAGCGGGGCGAATCCCGGCCGAAAGCGTGATTCTGATCCGAGGCAAGGTCGCCGATCGGCTCGAGGGCAAAACAAACGATAAATTGCCTACCGGAGCGATCGAAGTTCGCTGCGAGCACGTCGAAATCCTCAACGCTTGTGCCAACCCGCCATTCACTCCCGGCCAAAGTGATATGCCAGGCGAAGATCTGCGGCTGAAGTACCGCTTCTTGGACCTGCGCCGCAAAGAGATGCAAAACGCGTTGATTCAACGCAGTCGCATCATCAAGGTGATGCGTGACTACTTTGCCGAGCACGATTTTATCGATGTGGAAACGCCGATCCTCGGTCGCAGCACTCCCGAAGGAGCTCGCGATTATTTGGTGCCCAGCCGTGTGCACGCTGGAAAATTCTACGCGTTGCCGCAATCGCCTCAGCTTTACAAGCAAATTCTGATGGTCGCCGGGTTCGATCGCTACGTGCAAGTCGCGAAGTGTTTCCGCGACGAAGACTTGCGAGCCGACCGCCAACCCGAGTTCACCCAACTCGACCTCGAAATGTCATTCGTCGATGCCGATGACATCATGGCGTTGATTGATGGCTTGGTCGCTCGGACGGCCAAAGAAGTGCTTGGCAAAGAGGTCAAAACTCCTCTTCCGCGAATGACTTACGACGAAGCGATGCGTCGCTACGGTCATGACGCACCCGATTTGCGTTTTGACATGGAGATCGTTGACGTCACCTCGGTCGCCAAGAAAACCGATTTTCGTGTTTTCCGAGCTACCGCTGATGCCGGTAACTATGTCCGTGGTATGAACGTCAAAGGGGCCGCCACGAAGTACTCGCGTCGCCAAATCGACGAAATGACCGAATACGTCAAAGAGTTCGGGGCGAAAGGTTTGGCTTGGTTCCGTGTGGAAGACGACGGCACATTGTGGAGCCCGATCAGCAAGAATTTGGACGAAGCTCATCTCGCCGAGATCAAGGAATTGATGCAGGGAGAACCGGGCGACTTGTTGATGTTCTTGGCCGATACTTGGGAAGTCACCTGTAAGGGCTTGTACGCACTTCGCAAGCGTTTAGGTGCCGAGCTGAAGCTGTACGGCCCCGATCAACTCAATTGCAGTTGGATCACCGAGTTTCCGATGTTCGAGCGTGACGAAGAATCGGGCAATTGGACGGCGATGCATCACCCCTTCACCGCTCCGTTGGCGAGCGATTTAGAAAAGCTCGAAAGCGATCCGAAGGCCTGTCGCGCGCAAGCGTATGACTTGGTCATCAACGGTAGCGAAGCGGGCGGAGGGACGATTCGAATTCACGATTCCAAGACTCAATCGAAAGTGTTTGAGTTGTTGGGGATTGATGAAGCGACCGCCGAAGATCGTTTCGGATTCTTGCTCAACGCACTTCGTTTCGGGGCACCGCCACACGGCGGGATCGCACTCGGCGTGGATCGCTGGGTGATGTTGTTGGCGGGGCTGGAGAACATTCGCGAAGTGATCGCGTTTCCGAAGACTCAAAAAGCCACCGACATGATGACCGAGGCTCCCGGCGAAGTCGATTCGGGACAACTCACCGAGCTGCACCTGCGTACCGTGGGCGTGAAGACTCAGTAG
- a CDS encoding MFS transporter, which produces MENRKLLLSAGFLALIAAGIGFAVRAGLLDVWSTQYGFTMTELGQITGGGLLGFGIVILLAGFLTDWVGYKPLMLAALVCHVISAVMLFSATPVFNAAGKDAVYMILFWSAFIFAVGNGICEGVINPLTAAIYPEQKTHYLNILHAGWPAGLVIGGLIVFLKGSVGWEILLATYLIPTAMYGFIAVKERFPQTDAQSGTVSYGGMIAKLIAPFFVILLLTHALVGYVELGTDSWINKITSSILKSATLGTALFIYTSLLMTGLRFFAGPIVHKISSLGLLFFSACIGATGLYLISIGTNVYFMFLAATVYALGKTFLWPTMLGVVGERYPQSATVAMAMMGFAGMTSAGLLGGPGIGYKQDYFSSQYIQANAPETFERVKAPNENQFLVFPPIVGIDGAKAGMLADSGASIENEKTIAGEEWSSKKFEGLRNQYDWWQTNKGYAPVDAAPTSEAALYGSRMAIRATALVPAAMAILYLILIFCFKAPKQKGDASLADEAPGTEL; this is translated from the coding sequence ATGGAAAACCGAAAACTTCTTCTCTCTGCAGGCTTTCTGGCCTTGATTGCTGCCGGTATCGGTTTTGCCGTGCGAGCCGGGCTGCTTGATGTTTGGTCGACCCAGTACGGGTTCACCATGACCGAGTTAGGGCAAATCACCGGCGGTGGATTGCTTGGATTCGGGATCGTGATCCTCTTGGCGGGTTTTCTGACCGACTGGGTTGGGTACAAGCCGCTGATGTTGGCGGCGCTGGTGTGTCACGTGATTTCCGCGGTGATGTTGTTCTCGGCGACCCCCGTTTTTAACGCCGCCGGTAAGGATGCGGTTTACATGATCTTGTTTTGGTCCGCGTTCATTTTCGCGGTCGGTAACGGGATTTGCGAAGGAGTCATCAACCCGTTGACCGCTGCGATCTATCCGGAACAGAAGACCCATTACCTGAATATTTTGCACGCCGGTTGGCCTGCCGGATTGGTCATCGGCGGTTTGATCGTATTTTTGAAAGGCAGCGTTGGCTGGGAAATCCTGCTGGCGACCTACCTGATTCCAACCGCCATGTACGGTTTCATCGCGGTGAAGGAACGGTTCCCTCAAACCGATGCACAATCGGGGACGGTTTCTTACGGTGGCATGATTGCCAAGTTGATCGCTCCGTTTTTTGTCATTCTGTTGTTGACCCACGCCTTGGTCGGTTACGTCGAGTTGGGAACCGACAGTTGGATCAATAAAATCACCAGCAGCATTTTGAAAAGTGCAACGTTGGGCACCGCGTTGTTTATCTACACTTCGCTGTTGATGACCGGGTTGCGATTCTTTGCGGGACCGATCGTTCATAAAATTTCGTCGCTGGGGTTGCTGTTCTTCAGTGCCTGTATCGGAGCGACCGGGTTGTACTTGATTAGCATCGGAACCAACGTTTACTTCATGTTCCTTGCTGCGACCGTGTACGCGTTAGGTAAAACCTTCCTGTGGCCGACGATGTTGGGGGTGGTTGGCGAACGCTATCCGCAAAGCGCCACCGTTGCGATGGCGATGATGGGGTTTGCCGGAATGACCTCGGCTGGATTGCTGGGCGGCCCTGGAATTGGATACAAGCAAGATTACTTCTCGTCGCAGTACATCCAAGCGAACGCTCCGGAAACGTTCGAGCGAGTGAAAGCTCCTAACGAGAACCAGTTCTTGGTCTTCCCACCGATCGTCGGCATCGACGGGGCGAAAGCGGGGATGCTTGCCGATAGTGGGGCGTCGATTGAGAACGAAAAGACGATCGCCGGCGAGGAATGGTCGAGCAAGAAATTCGAGGGACTTCGCAACCAATACGATTGGTGGCAAACCAACAAGGGATATGCCCCGGTCGATGCGGCTCCGACCAGCGAAGCGGCCCTATACGGCAGTCGGATGGCGATTCGAGCGACTGCATTGGTCCCCGCGGCGATGGCGATTTTGTACTTGATTCTGATTTTCTGTTTCAAGGCACCAAAACAGAAGGGAGACGCCTCGCTCGCCGATGAAGCTCCCGGAACCGAGCTCTAA
- a CDS encoding glutathione peroxidase has product MRFLLATAFLCGVFTTMATADEHECALDFKVKNIDGETVDLEDYEGNVVLIVNTASECGLTPQYAGLQELYKKYEEKGFVVLGFPCNQFGSQEPGSEADIKSFCSTKYNVTFPMFSKVDVNGKDATAIYKYMTSKDVKPAGKGKVSWNFEKFLIDRDGNLINRFSPRTAPDDAELVKAIESQL; this is encoded by the coding sequence ATGCGTTTTCTACTTGCCACAGCCTTCCTATGCGGAGTTTTCACGACCATGGCGACTGCCGATGAGCACGAATGCGCCCTCGATTTCAAGGTCAAAAACATCGATGGCGAAACCGTTGATCTCGAAGATTACGAGGGCAATGTTGTATTGATCGTCAACACGGCGAGCGAGTGCGGGTTGACCCCTCAGTACGCAGGACTGCAAGAGTTGTACAAAAAGTACGAGGAAAAAGGCTTCGTCGTGCTCGGTTTCCCCTGCAACCAATTTGGTAGCCAAGAGCCCGGCAGCGAAGCCGACATCAAATCGTTCTGCTCGACGAAGTACAACGTCACCTTCCCGATGTTCAGCAAAGTGGACGTCAACGGCAAAGACGCCACCGCGATCTACAAGTACATGACCAGCAAGGACGTCAAACCCGCTGGGAAAGGCAAAGTCAGCTGGAACTTCGAAAAGTTTCTAATCGACCGCGATGGAAACCTGATCAATCGATTCAGCCCGCGAACCGCTCCAGACGATGCGGAACTCGTCAAAGCGATCGAATCGCAACTGTAA